A stretch of the Capsicum annuum cultivar UCD-10X-F1 chromosome 8, UCD10Xv1.1, whole genome shotgun sequence genome encodes the following:
- the LOC107838728 gene encoding cysteine-rich receptor-like protein kinase 2, whose protein sequence is MERATPSILCSHFVIVLILLLPDTSVAEPRSKIVQLICGNRSTVNVPNFVATMEKISQQMGARGYGVAVSGTGQKANYGLGQCYGDLSLLECLLCYSAARNVFAQCYPDSAAKIYLDGCFMRVENYKFYDEYIGPGDRRVCGNRTRNGLLFQQNVRRAVQQAVADAQSNNGYARAQVSVPGSSPMTAYVLADCWKTLSTNSCAACLRNASASMLRCLPSSEGRALYTGCFMRYSDTNFLNAIPTGRGSSARGKIVVIVIVVVSSVIVLGVCAFIGIGVWKKKQIQKKRKGANNAEKLVRILHDISLNFKYSTLEKATGSFDEANKLGQGGFGTVYKGVLADGREIAVKRLFFNNRHRAADFYNEVNIISSVEHKNLVRLLGCSCSGPESLLVYEFLPNQSLDRFIFDLAKGKDLKWEKRFKIIIGTAEGLVYLHENTKTRIIHRDIKASNILLDSKLRAKIADFGLARSFQEDKSHISTAIAGTLGYMAPEYLAHGQLTEKVDVYSFGVLLLEIVTGRENRSKDNEDTDSLVSIVWDHFQRGILEELFDPNLMLHDYHITVRNEAARVLHVGLLCTQEIRTLRPSMSKVLQMLIKKDEDLPPPTNPPFVDEKTMELHGPWERYSNSQGDFVSIANFSHSSFYPR, encoded by the exons ATGGAAAGAGCGACGCCTTCAATTTTATGTAGTCACTTTGTTATCGTGTTGATCCTACTTCTACCAGATACATCAGTGGCTGAACCGAGATCCAAGATAGTCCAGCTCATATGTGGAAACCGTTCGACGGTTAATGTCCCGAATTTTGTTGCCACGATGGAAAAAATAAGTCAACAAATGGGAGCTAGAGGATATGGAGTAGCAGTTTCCGGCACCGGACAAAAGGCTAACTATGGACTTGGCCAATGCTATGGTGATCTTTCTTTACTCGAGTGTTTGTTATGCTACTCTGCAGCACGTAACGTCTTTGCCCAGTGCTACCCTGATAGTGCAGCGAAAATTTATCTCGATGGATGCTTTATGCGAGTGGAGAATTACAAGTTCTATGATGAGTATATAGGTCCAGGGGACAGGCGTGTATGCGGAAACAGGACGAGAAACGGTTTATTGTTCCAACAGAATGTTAGGCGAGCCGTTCAGCAAGCAGTTGCAGATGCACAGAGTAATAATGGCTACGCGCGTGCTCAAGTGTCAGTGCCTGGGTCTTCCCCGATGACAGCTTATGTTCTCGCCGATTGCTGGAAGACGCTGAGCACAAACTCCTGCGCGGCATGTTTGCGAAATGCATCTGCATCCATGTTGAGATGTTTGCCGTCGTCAGAAGGTAGAGCTCTGTATACTGGATGTTTCATGAGGTATTCTGATACGAATTTTCTCAATGCTATACCCACCGGTAGAGGCTCCTCGGCAAGAG GAAAAATTGTAGTcattgtcattgttgttgttagTTCCGTTATCGTTTTGGGAGTATGCGCGTTCATCGGTATTGGTGTCTGGAAGAAAAAACAAATCCAGAAGAAGAGAAAAG GTGCAAACAATGCTGAGAAATTAGTGAGGATCCTTCACGACATCAGCTTGAACTTCAAGTATTCGACACTTGAGAAAGCCACGGGGTCATTTGATGAGGCCAACAAGCTCGGGCAAGGTGGATTTGGCACGGTTTATAAG GGAGTTTTGGCAGATGGCAGAGAGATCGCCGTCAAAAGGCTGTTCTTCAACAACAGACACAGAGCTGCAGATTTTTATAATGAGGTTAACATAATCAGTAGCGTCGAGCACAAGAATTTGGTACGGTTATTGGGTTGCAGCTGCTCAGGACCAGAAAGCCTTCTTGTATACGAGTTCCTCCCTAACCAAAGTCTTGATCGCTTCATCTTTG ATCTGGCCAAGGGTAAAGATCTAAAGTGGGAGAAAAGATTTAAGATAATCATAGGGACTGCAGAAGGTTTGGTATATCTACACGAGAACACAAAGACTCGGATAATTCACCGAGACATAAAAGCAAGCAATATCCTGTTGGACTCGAAGCTCCGTGCAAAGATTGCTGATTTTGGGTTGGCCAGGTCGTTCCAAGAAGACAAGAGTCACATAAGCACCGCCATCGCCGGCACATT AGGATATATGGCTCCGGAATACCTAGCACACGGCCAATTGACGGAAAAAGTAGACGTTTACAGCTTTGGAGTTCTTCTACTGGAAATCGTGACAGGGAGGGAAAACAGGAGCAAAGACAACGAAGACACAGACAGCTTAGTTTCCATT GTGTGGGATCACTTTCAACGTGGTATACTGGAGGAACTATTCGATCCAAATCTCATGTTGCACGACTACCACATCACCGTGAGAAATGAGGCCGCGAGAGTTTTACATGTAGGACTTTTATGCACTCAAGAGATCCGAACGTTAAGGCCATCCATGTCTAAGGTATTACAGATGCTTATCAAGAAAGACGAAGATCTTCCTCCACCTACTAATCCACCATTCGTCGACGAGAAAACCATGGAACTTCATGGCCCTTGGGAGAGGTATTCGAATAGCCAAGGCGATTTTGTTTCGATCGCCAACTTCTCTCACAGTTCTTTTTACCCGAGATGA
- the LOC107838725 gene encoding cysteine-rich receptor-like protein kinase 2 isoform X2: MLYSSSGEMEITAPSILCSFIVIVLVLLLPDTSVAEPRAQIVQIICGNETTVSIQNFVGTMELLSEEMRTRGYGVAVTGTGPDSIYGLGQCYGDLSLLDCVLCYAEARTLLPQCFPYNGARIYMDGCFMRAEIYKFYDQYLGPTDRHVCGNRTTKGTLFQQNARQAVQQAVANAPTNNGYTRDQVSAPGPSNETAYVLADCWKTLSANSCAACLRNASASMLGCLPWSEGRALYTGCFMRYSDTNFLSAISTSEGSSSRGKIVVIVIVVSSVVVLGVGAFIGIGFWKNKQIQKKRKGANEAEKLVKILHDISLNFKYSTLDKATGSFDEANKLGQGGFGTVYKGVLADGREIAVKRLFFNSIHRAADFYNEVNIVSSVQHKNLIRLLGCSCSGPESLLVYEFLPNLSLDRYIFDPIKGRDLNWEKRFEIIIGTAEGLIYLHENTKTRIIHRDIKASNILLDSRFRAKIADFGLARSFQDDKSHISTALAGTLGYMAPEYLAHGQLTEKADVYSFGVLVLEIVTGRQNSQRENAEYTVSLLSTAWEHFQRGTVEEIFDPNLMLQNNHTINVKIEVARFLHVGLLCTQEAPTLRPSMSKALQMFVKKDEELPPPTKPPFVDEKTMQLHYRSLKQGDSATTAYLSHSSFYPR, from the exons ATGTTGTACAGTTCATCTGGCGAAATGGAGATAACAGCCCCTTCGATTTTATGTAGTTTCATTGTTATTGTGTTGGTCCTACTTCTACCCGATACATCGGTGGCTGAACCAAGAGCTCAGATAGTCCAGATCATATGTGGAAACGAAACAACAGTTTCCATCCAAAATTTTGTCGGTACAATGGAACTTTTAAGTGAAGAAATGAGAACTAGAGGATATGGCGTAGCCGTTACTGGAACAGGCCCGGATAGTATCTACGGACTTGGACAATGCTATGGCGATCTTTCTTTACTCGACTGTGTCTTATGCTACGCTGAAGCGCGAACCCTACTTCCTCAGTGTTTCCCTTATAACGGAGCGCGAATTTATATGGATGGCTGCTTTATGCGAGCGGAAATTTACAAGTTTTATGATCAGTATTTAGGTCCTACGGACAGGCATGTATGCGGAAACAGAACCACAAAGGGTACGTTGTTCCAACAGAATGCTAGGCAAGCCGTTCAGCAAGCAGTTGCAAATGCACCGACTAATAATGGCTACACGCGTGATCAAGTGTCAGCGCCCGGTCCTTCCAACGAGACAGCTTATGTTCTCGCTGATTGTTGGAAGACGCTGAGCGCTAACTCCTGCGCAGCGTGTTTGCGAAATGCATCTGCGTCTATGTTGGGATGCTTACCTTGGTCAGAAGGTAGAGCTCTCTACACTGGATGCTTCATGAGGTATTCTGATACGAATTTTCTCAGTGCTATTTCGACCAGTGAAGGCTCGTCGTCAAGGG GAAAAATTGTAGTCATTGTCATTGTTGTTAGTTCCGTTGTCGTCTTGGGAGTAGGTGCTTTCATTGGTATCGGTTTCTGGAAGAACAAACAAATCCAGAAGAAGAGGAAAG GTGCAAATGAAGCTGAGAAACTAGTGAAGATCCTTCACGACATCAGCTTGAACTTCAAGTATTCGACACTTGACAAAGCCACGGGGTCATTTGATGAGGCCAACAAGCTTGGACAAGGTGGATTTGGCACGGTTTATAAG GGTGTTTTGGCGGATGGAAGAGAGATCGCCGTCAAAAGGCTGTTCTTCAACAGCATACACAGAGCGGCAGATTTTTATAACGAGGTTAACATAGTCAGCAGCGTTCAGCACAAAAATTTGATAAGATTATTGGGATGCAGCTGCTCAGGACCCGAAAGCCTTCTTGTATACGAGTTCCTCCCTAACCTGAGTCTTGATCGCTACATATTTG ACCCTATCAAAGGTAGAGATCTGAACTGGGAGAAAAGATTCGAGATAATTATAGGGACCGCAGAAGGATTGATATACCTTCACGAGAACACAAAGACTCGAATAATTCACAGAGATATAAAAGCGAGCAATATCCTGTTGGACTCGAGGTTCCGTGCAAAGATTGCTGATTTTGGGTTAGCCAGGTCATTCCAAGACGACAAGAGTCACATAAGCACTGCGCTTGCTGGCACATT AGGATATATGGCTCCGGAATACTTAGCACATGGTCAGTTAACAGAAAAGGCAGACGTTTACAGCTTCGGCGTTCTTGTACTGGAGATTGTTACCGGAAGACAAAATAGCCAGCGAGAAAATGCCGAATACACAGTCAGCTTACTTTCCACT GCGTGGGAGCACTTTCAGCGCGGGACAGTGGAGGAAATATTCGATCCGAACTTAATGTTGCAGAACAATCACACCATCAATGTGAAAATTGAGGTTGCGAGATTCTTACATGTCGGACTTCTGTGCACTCAAGAGGCTCCAACGTTACGACCATCCATGTCTAAGGCATTACAGATGTTTGTCAAGAAAGACGAAGAGTTGCCGCCTCCTACTAAGCCGCCATTCGTTGATGAGAAAACCATGCAACTTCATTACCGCTCGCTTAAACAAGGCGATTCTGCTACAACTGCTTACTTATCTCACAGTTCTTTTTACCCCAGATGA
- the LOC107838729 gene encoding cysteine-rich receptor-like protein kinase 2: MDRPEILRSLFITVLVVLLPGTSVAEPRAEIVQFTCGKESTRIAIQNYVGTLEILSEQMGTRGYGIGVTGTQPNATYGFGQCYGDLSLLDCVLCYSAARNVFADCYPINGARLYLDGCFMRADYYKFYDEYLGPADRRICGNRTTKGALFQQNARQAVQQVVANAPSNNGSARTQVSVPGSSNDTVYVLADCWKTLSANSCTACLRNASASMLGCLPWSEGRALYTGCFMRYSDTNFLNAVSTGGGSSSRGKVVVIVIVVSSVIVLGVGAFIGIGVWKKKQIQKKRKGANDAEKLVEILHDISLNFKYSTLDKATGSFDEANKLGQGGFGTVYKGVLADGREIAVKRLFFNNTHRAADFYNEVNIVSSVEHKNLTRLLGCSCSGPESLLVYEFLPNLSLDCFIFDPIKGKDLNWTRRFEIIIGTAEGLIYLHENTKTRIIHRDIKASNILLDSRFRAKIADFGLARSFQEDKSHISTVIAGTLGYMAPEYLARGQLTEKADVYSFGVLLLEIVTGRQSNQRNNAVYTVSLVSTAWEHFQRGTVEEIFDPNLMLHNNYTINEVTRVLHVGLLCTQEIPTLRPSMSKALQMLVKKEEELPSPTTPPFMDEKTMELHDPWDKCSLKHGDSATVAMLSHSSFYPR, translated from the exons ATGGATAGACCGGAGATTCTACGCAGTCTCTTTATTACTGTGTTGGTCGTACTTCTACCGGGTACATCAGTAGCTGAACCAAGAGCTGAGATAGTCCAGTTCACATGTGGAAAAGAATCGACGAGAATTGCCATTCAAAATTATGTTGGTACATTGGAAATCCTAAGTGAACAAATGGGAACTAGAGGATACGGGATCGGAGTTACTGGGACTCAACCAAATGCTACCTATGGATTTGGACAATGCTATGGTGATCTTTCTTTACTGGACTGTGTCTTATGCTACTCAGCAGCGCGAAATGTCTTTGCTGACTGCTACCCTATTAACGGAGCGCGACTTTATCTTGATGGTTGCTTTATGCGAGCGGATTATTACAAGTTttatgatgagtatttaggtccaGCGGACAGGCGTATATGCGGAAACAGGACCACAAAGGGTGCGTTGTTCCAACAGAACGCTAGGCAAGCTGTTCAGCAAGTGGTTGCAAATGCACCGAGTAATAATGGATCCGCGCGTACTCAAGTGTCGGTGCCTGGTTCTTCCAATGATACAGTTTATGTTCTCGCTGATTGCTGGAAGACGTTGAGCGCAAACTCCTGTACAGCATGTTTGCGAAATGCATCTGCCTCTATGTTGGGATGCTTACCTTGGTCTGAAGGTAGAGCTCTGTACACCGGATGCTTCATGAGGTATTCTGATACGAATTTTCTCAATGCTGTTTCCACCGGTGGTGGCTCGTCATCAAGAG GAAAAGTTGTAGTCATTGTCATTGTTGTTAGTTCCGTTATCGTTTTGGGAGTAGGTGCGTTCATTGGTATTGGCGTCTGGAAGAAGAAACAAATCCAGAAGAAGAGAAAAG GTGCAAATGATGCTGAGAAACTAGTGGAGATCCTTCATGACATCAGCTTGAACTTCAAGTATTCGACACTTGACAAAGCCACGGGGTCATTTGATGAGGCCAACAAGCTCGGACAAGGTGGATTTGGCACGGTTTATAAG GGTGTTTTGGCAGACGGGAGAGAGATCGCTGTCAAAAGGCTGTTCTTCAACAACACACACAGAGCGGCAGATTTTTATAACGAGGTTAACATAGTCAGTAGCGTTGAGCACAAAAATTTGACAAGGTTATTAGGATGCAGCTGTTCAGGACCGGAAAGCCTTCTTGTATACGAGTTCCTCCCTAACCTGAGTCTTGATTGCTTCATCTTTG ATCCTATCAAAGGTAAAGATCTAAACTGGACGAGAAGATTCGAGATAATTATAGGAACAGCAGAAGGATTGATATATCTTCACGAGAACACAAAGACTCGAATAATTCACCGAGACATAAAAGCAAGCAATATCCTGTTAGACTCGAGGTTCCGTGCAAAGATTGCTGATTTTGGGTTGGCCCGGTCATTCCAAGAAGACAAGAGTCACATAAGCACCGTCATCGCTGGCACATT AGGATATATGGCACCAGAATACTTGGCACGCGGTCAGTTAACGGAAAAGGCAGACGTTTACAGCTTTGGAGTTCTTCTACTTGAGATTGTTACTGGAAGACAAAGTAACCAGAGAAACAACGCCGTATATACAGTCAGCTTAGTTTCCACT GCGTGGGAGCACTTTCAACGCGGGACAGTGGAGGAAATATTCGATCCAAATCTCATGTTGCACAACAACTACACCATCAATGAGGTTACGAGAGTCTTACATGTCGGACTTTTGTGCACTCAAGAGATCCCAACGTTACGGCCATCCATGTCTAAGGCATTACAGATGCTTGTcaagaaagaagaagagttgCCTTCACCGACTACTCCGCCATTCATGGATGAGAAAACCATGGAACTTCATGATCCTTGGGATAAGTGCTCGCTTAAACATGGCGATTCTGCTACGGTTGCCATGTTATCTCACAGTTCTTTTTACCCCAGATGA
- the LOC107838725 gene encoding cysteine-rich receptor-like protein kinase 2 isoform X1 — translation MLYSSSGEMEITAPSILCSFIVIVLVLLLPDTSVAEPRAQIVQIICGNETTVSIQNFVGTMELLSEEMRTRGYGVAVTGTGPDSIYGLGQCYGDLSLLDCVLCYAEARTLLPQCFPYNGARIYMDGCFMRAEIYKFYDQYLGPTDRHVCGNRTTKGTLFQQNARQAVQQAVANAPTNNGYTRDQVSAPGPSNETAYVLADCWKTLSANSCAACLRNASASMLGCLPWSEGRALYTGCFMRYSDTNFLSAISTSEGSSSRGKIVVIVIVVSSVVVLGVGAFIGIGFWKNKQIQKKRKGANEAEKLVKILHDISLNFKYSTLDKATGSFDEANKLGQGGFGTVYKGVLADGREIAVKRLFFNSIHRAADFYNEVNIVSSVQHKNLIRLLGCSCSGPESLLVYEFLPNLSLDRYIFDGVFFTDPIKGRDLNWEKRFEIIIGTAEGLIYLHENTKTRIIHRDIKASNILLDSRFRAKIADFGLARSFQDDKSHISTALAGTLGYMAPEYLAHGQLTEKADVYSFGVLVLEIVTGRQNSQRENAEYTVSLLSTAWEHFQRGTVEEIFDPNLMLQNNHTINVKIEVARFLHVGLLCTQEAPTLRPSMSKALQMFVKKDEELPPPTKPPFVDEKTMQLHYRSLKQGDSATTAYLSHSSFYPR, via the exons ATGTTGTACAGTTCATCTGGCGAAATGGAGATAACAGCCCCTTCGATTTTATGTAGTTTCATTGTTATTGTGTTGGTCCTACTTCTACCCGATACATCGGTGGCTGAACCAAGAGCTCAGATAGTCCAGATCATATGTGGAAACGAAACAACAGTTTCCATCCAAAATTTTGTCGGTACAATGGAACTTTTAAGTGAAGAAATGAGAACTAGAGGATATGGCGTAGCCGTTACTGGAACAGGCCCGGATAGTATCTACGGACTTGGACAATGCTATGGCGATCTTTCTTTACTCGACTGTGTCTTATGCTACGCTGAAGCGCGAACCCTACTTCCTCAGTGTTTCCCTTATAACGGAGCGCGAATTTATATGGATGGCTGCTTTATGCGAGCGGAAATTTACAAGTTTTATGATCAGTATTTAGGTCCTACGGACAGGCATGTATGCGGAAACAGAACCACAAAGGGTACGTTGTTCCAACAGAATGCTAGGCAAGCCGTTCAGCAAGCAGTTGCAAATGCACCGACTAATAATGGCTACACGCGTGATCAAGTGTCAGCGCCCGGTCCTTCCAACGAGACAGCTTATGTTCTCGCTGATTGTTGGAAGACGCTGAGCGCTAACTCCTGCGCAGCGTGTTTGCGAAATGCATCTGCGTCTATGTTGGGATGCTTACCTTGGTCAGAAGGTAGAGCTCTCTACACTGGATGCTTCATGAGGTATTCTGATACGAATTTTCTCAGTGCTATTTCGACCAGTGAAGGCTCGTCGTCAAGGG GAAAAATTGTAGTCATTGTCATTGTTGTTAGTTCCGTTGTCGTCTTGGGAGTAGGTGCTTTCATTGGTATCGGTTTCTGGAAGAACAAACAAATCCAGAAGAAGAGGAAAG GTGCAAATGAAGCTGAGAAACTAGTGAAGATCCTTCACGACATCAGCTTGAACTTCAAGTATTCGACACTTGACAAAGCCACGGGGTCATTTGATGAGGCCAACAAGCTTGGACAAGGTGGATTTGGCACGGTTTATAAG GGTGTTTTGGCGGATGGAAGAGAGATCGCCGTCAAAAGGCTGTTCTTCAACAGCATACACAGAGCGGCAGATTTTTATAACGAGGTTAACATAGTCAGCAGCGTTCAGCACAAAAATTTGATAAGATTATTGGGATGCAGCTGCTCAGGACCCGAAAGCCTTCTTGTATACGAGTTCCTCCCTAACCTGAGTCTTGATCGCTACATATTTG ATGGTGTGTTTTTTACAGACCCTATCAAAGGTAGAGATCTGAACTGGGAGAAAAGATTCGAGATAATTATAGGGACCGCAGAAGGATTGATATACCTTCACGAGAACACAAAGACTCGAATAATTCACAGAGATATAAAAGCGAGCAATATCCTGTTGGACTCGAGGTTCCGTGCAAAGATTGCTGATTTTGGGTTAGCCAGGTCATTCCAAGACGACAAGAGTCACATAAGCACTGCGCTTGCTGGCACATT AGGATATATGGCTCCGGAATACTTAGCACATGGTCAGTTAACAGAAAAGGCAGACGTTTACAGCTTCGGCGTTCTTGTACTGGAGATTGTTACCGGAAGACAAAATAGCCAGCGAGAAAATGCCGAATACACAGTCAGCTTACTTTCCACT GCGTGGGAGCACTTTCAGCGCGGGACAGTGGAGGAAATATTCGATCCGAACTTAATGTTGCAGAACAATCACACCATCAATGTGAAAATTGAGGTTGCGAGATTCTTACATGTCGGACTTCTGTGCACTCAAGAGGCTCCAACGTTACGACCATCCATGTCTAAGGCATTACAGATGTTTGTCAAGAAAGACGAAGAGTTGCCGCCTCCTACTAAGCCGCCATTCGTTGATGAGAAAACCATGCAACTTCATTACCGCTCGCTTAAACAAGGCGATTCTGCTACAACTGCTTACTTATCTCACAGTTCTTTTTACCCCAGATGA